In one window of Arthrobacter pascens DNA:
- a CDS encoding DUF1349 domain-containing protein → MNDSRIPDIESLPFPLLGEGPRSGTRPLFEGERLVLTADAGADMFRDPAGTQGTADAERLVAPVSGDFRLSAFVSPVFVSDFDSGVLIGYVDPDNWFKLCAELDPSGTTRVVSVVTRDGISDDCDSWAIDASGTYLRISRLGRAFALHASTDGERWNMVRYFALRDPAPETVKIGFAAQSPSGEGTTATFSNICFDTKTLTGVRDGS, encoded by the coding sequence GTGAACGACTCCCGAATCCCTGACATTGAATCCCTGCCTTTCCCGCTGCTTGGCGAAGGGCCGCGGTCCGGGACCAGGCCGCTCTTTGAAGGGGAACGGCTGGTCCTCACCGCCGACGCCGGAGCCGATATGTTCCGTGACCCGGCAGGGACCCAGGGAACGGCTGATGCTGAGAGGCTCGTGGCACCGGTCAGCGGTGATTTCCGGTTGAGCGCGTTCGTGAGCCCCGTGTTTGTCAGCGACTTCGATTCAGGGGTGCTGATCGGCTATGTCGACCCGGATAACTGGTTCAAGCTCTGTGCTGAGCTCGATCCAAGCGGGACAACGCGGGTCGTTTCAGTAGTTACCAGGGACGGCATATCGGACGATTGCGACAGTTGGGCAATCGACGCCTCGGGCACCTACCTGCGGATCTCCCGCCTGGGCCGGGCCTTCGCCCTGCACGCCTCAACCGATGGCGAACGGTGGAACATGGTCCGCTATTTCGCCCTGCGTGATCCGGCCCCCGAAACAGTGAAAATCGGGTTCGCTGCCCAGTCTCCTTCGGGGGAAGGAACGACGGCGACCTTCAGCAACATCTGTTTCGACACGAAGACCCTGACAGGCGTGAGGGACGGTTCCTAG
- a CDS encoding GNAT family N-acetyltransferase, which produces MSRSPDVRLADVDDPVLEVLLALAVRDASPDDVTPPLGAGIGWNAERIDWFRSYHRSAAAGLHGPGGEKSWAVLCDGSPAGSIRLKRTAEAIAETGIWLGRGYRGRGVGTAALGLVLVEARRAGLSQVVAHTTAANTGARRLLTAAGAILAYDDGGTVSAAVVLPD; this is translated from the coding sequence ATGTCCCGCTCCCCTGACGTCCGCCTTGCGGACGTCGATGATCCCGTGCTGGAGGTGCTCCTGGCTCTGGCCGTGCGCGACGCGTCCCCGGATGACGTCACGCCACCGCTTGGAGCCGGGATCGGCTGGAACGCGGAACGGATCGACTGGTTCCGCTCCTACCACCGGTCGGCCGCGGCCGGCCTGCACGGCCCGGGCGGGGAGAAGAGCTGGGCGGTGTTGTGCGACGGCAGCCCGGCCGGGTCGATCAGGTTGAAGCGCACTGCGGAAGCAATAGCGGAGACCGGCATCTGGCTGGGCCGCGGCTACCGTGGGCGCGGGGTCGGAACCGCCGCGCTCGGCCTGGTCCTGGTCGAAGCCCGCCGTGCGGGGTTGTCGCAGGTTGTTGCCCACACCACCGCCGCCAACACCGGAGCCCGGCGCCTGCTTACGGCCGCCGGCGCCATCTTGGCGTACGACGACGGCGGCACGGTGAGTGCCGCCGTCGTGCTTCCCGACTGA
- a CDS encoding IMPACT family protein, whose amino-acid sequence MKQQESRASTYTTLAAGQEFRHEIEVKRSRFITVLRRADSEETARDLVSVLRREFHDARHHCSAFVLGPDRGIQRSNDDGEPSGTAGIPMLEALLKRETTPDAADLSDVSAVVVRYFGGILLGAGGLVRAYSESVSAALGGAPLVSRRRLRICEASVPHAAAGRLENDLRSAGFTMADTSYGSRETVLRLAIPDIPAGIAAAGERVLSLTAGKAALVPGGTEWIDVPLP is encoded by the coding sequence GTGAAGCAGCAAGAGAGCCGGGCTTCGACCTACACGACCCTTGCCGCCGGGCAGGAGTTCCGGCACGAGATCGAGGTCAAACGGTCCAGGTTCATCACGGTGCTCCGCCGCGCCGACAGCGAGGAAACCGCCCGGGACCTGGTATCAGTCCTGCGCCGCGAATTCCACGACGCCCGTCACCACTGTTCCGCCTTTGTCCTGGGACCGGACCGTGGGATCCAACGGTCCAATGACGACGGCGAACCCTCGGGAACCGCCGGCATCCCCATGCTGGAAGCACTCCTCAAACGCGAAACGACGCCGGACGCAGCGGACCTCAGTGACGTCAGCGCCGTCGTCGTCCGCTATTTCGGCGGCATCCTGCTGGGGGCAGGCGGGCTGGTGCGCGCGTATTCGGAATCAGTGTCTGCTGCTTTGGGAGGCGCGCCTTTGGTGAGCCGGCGCCGGCTGAGGATCTGCGAGGCATCCGTTCCCCATGCAGCCGCCGGCCGGCTGGAGAATGACCTGCGGTCGGCGGGGTTCACGATGGCGGACACGAGTTACGGCTCGCGCGAAACCGTCTTGCGCCTGGCCATCCCGGATATTCCGGCCGGCATTGCCGCGGCCGGCGAACGTGTTCTTTCCCTCACTGCCGGAAAGGCCGCGCTGGTGCCCGGCGGAACGGAGTGGATCGATGTCCCGCTCCCCTGA
- the rpsA gene encoding 30S ribosomal protein S1, with protein sequence MTITSTEKPGTPVVAINDIGTAEDFLAAVDATIKYFNDGDLVEGTVVKVDRDEVLLDIGYKTEGVIPSRELSIKHDVDPGDVVSVGDQVEALVLTKEDKEGRLILSKKRAQYERAWGDIEKVKEEDGVVTGTVIEVVKGGLILDIGLRGFLPASLVEMRRVRDLAPYIGQQIEAKIIELDKNRNNVVLSRRAWLEQTQSEVRSTFLNKLEKGQVRPGVVSSIVNFGAFVDLGGVDGLVHVSELSWKHIDHPSEVVEVGQEVTVEVLEVDLDRERVSLSLKATQEDPWQTFARTHALGQVVPGKVTKLVPFGAFVRVEDGIEGLVHISELAVRHVELAEQVVSVGDELFVKVIDIDLERRRISLSLKQANEGVDAESSEFDPALYGMAAEYDEEGNYKYPEGFDPESNEWLEGYENQRAAWEQQYADAQTRWEAHKKQVAQHAADDAAAATSGDSDSGTTSYSSEPAAESNTGAGTLASDEALAALREKLTGA encoded by the coding sequence ATGACCATCACCTCCACCGAGAAGCCCGGTACCCCCGTCGTCGCCATCAACGACATCGGTACCGCTGAGGACTTCCTCGCAGCAGTCGACGCCACCATCAAGTACTTCAACGACGGAGACCTCGTCGAAGGTACCGTCGTCAAGGTCGACCGCGATGAAGTTCTGCTCGACATCGGTTACAAGACCGAAGGTGTCATCCCCTCCCGCGAGCTGTCCATCAAGCACGACGTTGATCCCGGAGACGTCGTCTCCGTTGGCGATCAGGTCGAAGCCCTGGTGCTCACCAAGGAAGACAAAGAAGGCCGCCTGATCCTCTCCAAGAAGCGTGCTCAGTACGAGCGCGCCTGGGGCGACATCGAAAAGGTCAAGGAAGAAGACGGTGTCGTCACCGGTACCGTCATCGAGGTTGTCAAGGGTGGTCTTATCCTCGACATCGGTCTGCGCGGCTTCCTGCCCGCATCCCTCGTCGAGATGCGCCGTGTGCGCGACCTTGCTCCGTACATCGGTCAGCAGATCGAAGCCAAGATCATCGAGCTGGACAAGAACCGCAACAACGTGGTCCTGTCCCGCCGTGCATGGCTCGAGCAGACCCAGTCCGAGGTCCGCTCCACGTTCCTCAACAAGCTGGAAAAGGGCCAGGTCCGTCCCGGCGTCGTTTCCTCCATCGTCAACTTCGGTGCCTTCGTGGACCTGGGCGGCGTAGACGGCCTGGTTCACGTTTCCGAGCTGTCCTGGAAGCACATCGACCACCCGTCCGAGGTTGTCGAAGTCGGCCAGGAAGTCACCGTCGAGGTTCTCGAGGTCGACCTGGACCGCGAGCGCGTCTCCCTGTCGCTCAAGGCTACGCAGGAAGACCCGTGGCAGACCTTCGCCCGCACCCACGCCCTCGGCCAGGTTGTTCCGGGTAAGGTCACCAAGCTGGTTCCGTTCGGTGCGTTCGTCCGCGTCGAAGACGGCATCGAAGGCCTGGTCCACATCTCCGAGCTCGCCGTGCGCCACGTTGAGCTGGCCGAGCAGGTTGTCTCCGTCGGTGACGAGCTGTTCGTCAAGGTCATCGACATCGACCTCGAGCGCCGCCGCATCTCCCTCTCCCTCAAGCAGGCCAACGAGGGCGTCGATGCCGAGAGCAGCGAATTCGATCCGGCACTCTACGGCATGGCCGCCGAGTACGACGAAGAGGGCAACTACAAGTACCCGGAGGGCTTCGACCCGGAGTCCAACGAGTGGCTTGAAGGCTACGAGAACCAGCGCGCCGCCTGGGAGCAGCAGTACGCTGACGCCCAGACCCGCTGGGAAGCCCACAAGAAGCAGGTTGCCCAGCACGCTGCCGACGACGCTGCAGCTGCAACGTCCGGTGACAGCGATTCCGGCACCACCAGCTACTCCTCCGAGCCGGCTGCTGAGTCCAACACCGGTGCAGGCACGCTTGCTTCGGACGAGGCTCTTGCAGCACTGCGCGAGAAGCTGACCGGCGCTTAA
- the coaE gene encoding dephospho-CoA kinase → MLKIGLTGGIASGKSVVAFRLAELGALLVDADALARAVVEPGTPGLARVVEAFGQDMLDGAGRLDRARLGSVVFGNSAQLAVLNGIVHPLVRQAAAEILGTAADGAVVVQDIPLLVETGQGSDFHLVIVVDAPDDVRVARMLERRGMTAKDARSRMAAQASRDDRLAAADVILDNSGSIDRLLAQVDALWADRLAPFARNLATRTPAVRPGGPVLNAPRPDWPREAERLMGRIRAAVGKEAGQDGAGAVLGLDHIGSTSVPGLDAKDVLDLQLTVRTLGAAAPLEAVLAAAGYPRVPDITSDAPKPTRPDASAWAKRFHASADPGRAVNLHIRAAGSPGWRFALCFRDWLRAEPAAAADYLALKRRLAELHAADPSTAAYATAKEAWFAAAEEPMERWAAGAGWTPPSYDS, encoded by the coding sequence GTGCTGAAAATCGGTTTGACGGGCGGCATCGCCTCAGGGAAGTCCGTGGTCGCGTTCCGCCTGGCGGAACTGGGAGCACTCTTGGTGGACGCTGACGCGCTGGCCAGGGCCGTGGTCGAACCGGGTACCCCGGGGCTGGCCCGCGTGGTCGAAGCATTCGGGCAGGACATGCTGGACGGTGCCGGCAGGCTGGACCGGGCGCGGCTTGGTTCCGTGGTCTTCGGGAACTCCGCGCAGCTTGCCGTGCTGAACGGCATCGTGCATCCGCTGGTCCGCCAGGCCGCTGCCGAAATCCTTGGCACAGCTGCTGATGGCGCCGTGGTGGTCCAGGACATTCCGCTTCTGGTGGAGACCGGCCAGGGCAGCGACTTCCATTTGGTCATCGTGGTGGATGCGCCTGACGACGTCCGGGTGGCCCGGATGCTGGAACGCCGCGGCATGACCGCGAAGGACGCCCGGTCGCGCATGGCAGCGCAGGCCTCCCGCGACGACCGGCTGGCCGCTGCCGACGTAATCCTGGACAACTCCGGTTCGATCGACAGACTGCTGGCCCAGGTGGACGCGCTGTGGGCGGACCGGTTGGCTCCCTTTGCCCGGAACCTGGCGACGAGGACGCCGGCGGTACGCCCGGGCGGGCCGGTCCTGAATGCTCCGCGGCCGGACTGGCCCCGTGAGGCGGAGCGCCTGATGGGCAGGATCCGTGCCGCCGTTGGAAAGGAAGCCGGGCAGGACGGGGCAGGGGCAGTCCTTGGGCTGGACCATATCGGCTCCACCTCCGTTCCCGGCCTGGACGCCAAGGACGTCCTTGACCTGCAGCTCACCGTTCGGACCCTGGGCGCGGCCGCCCCGCTGGAGGCCGTCCTGGCGGCCGCCGGATATCCCCGCGTCCCGGACATCACCTCGGACGCGCCCAAGCCAACCCGCCCGGACGCCTCCGCATGGGCAAAACGCTTCCATGCCAGCGCCGACCCCGGCCGGGCCGTCAATCTGCACATCCGTGCCGCCGGTTCTCCCGGGTGGCGGTTCGCCCTGTGCTTCCGGGACTGGCTCCGCGCCGAACCGGCTGCCGCTGCGGACTACCTCGCCCTCAAGCGCCGCTTAGCTGAACTGCATGCCGCCGACCCCTCCACGGCGGCCTACGCCACAGCCAAGGAAGCCTGGTTCGCCGCCGCGGAAGAACCGATGGAACGGTGGGCCGCGGGCGCCGGGTGGACGCCGCCGTCGTACGACTCCTGA
- a CDS encoding ArsR/SmtB family transcription factor codes for MTTTATLVPVFAALGDETRWNILAALGEGDASASALAGRFPISRQAIAKHLAVLQGAGLVEPVRAGRELRYRVLGAQLSETARRLDRIGAEWDRRLAAIKRIAEEL; via the coding sequence GTGACCACAACAGCCACCCTCGTTCCCGTGTTCGCCGCCCTCGGCGACGAGACCCGGTGGAACATCCTGGCGGCGCTCGGTGAGGGCGATGCTTCGGCCTCCGCCCTTGCCGGCCGGTTCCCCATTAGCCGCCAGGCGATCGCCAAGCACCTCGCGGTGCTGCAGGGGGCCGGGCTCGTCGAGCCCGTGCGCGCCGGCCGCGAGCTGCGCTACCGGGTGCTCGGCGCGCAGCTGAGCGAGACTGCGAGAAGGCTTGACCGGATCGGCGCCGAGTGGGATCGCCGGCTGGCCGCGATCAAGCGCATCGCGGAGGAACTGTAG
- the uvrB gene encoding excinuclease ABC subunit UvrB has product MSLAQEINRVVAPFEVISEFQPAGDQPAAIAELTERIKNGEKDVVLLGATGTGKSATTAWLIEQVQRPTLVMVQNKTLAAQLANEFRELLPNNAVEYFVSYYDYYQPEAYVPQTDTFIEKDSSVNEEVERLRHSATNALLTRRDVIVVATVSCIYGLGTPEEYIAGMVTLRKGQQMDRDRLLRKFVAMQYTRNDMDFHRGTFRVRGDTVEIIPMYEELALRIEFFGDEVENIHTLHPVTGEIIREETEMYVFPASHYVAGPERMGRAIKAIEDELSERLAVLEGQNKLVEAQRLRMRTTYDLEMMQQMGFCNGIENYSRHIDGRAGGTAPHCLIDYFPDDFLLVIDESHVTVPQIGAMYEGDMSRKRTLVDHGFRLPSAMDNRPLKWDEFLERVGQTVYLSATPGKYELGKADGFVQQIIRPTGLIDPEVVVKPTKGQIDDLLGEIRTRVAQDERVLVTTLTKRMAEDLTDYLLGHGVKVEYLHSDVDTLRRVELLRELRMGSFDVLVGINLLREGLDLPEVSLVSILDADKEGFLRSATSLIQTIGRAARNVSGQVHMYADRITDSMAKAIDETNRRRAIQVAYNTENGVDPQPLRKKIADITDQLAREDADTQELLSNNRLAKGAKRAKSGAKGAAKVRADGLAAAPAEDLVGLIEQLTEQMHGAAAELQFEVAARIRDEVSELKKELRQMQAAGHA; this is encoded by the coding sequence ATGAGCCTTGCACAGGAGATCAACCGGGTTGTAGCGCCCTTCGAAGTCATCAGCGAATTCCAGCCCGCCGGTGACCAGCCCGCCGCCATCGCGGAACTGACTGAGCGCATCAAAAACGGTGAAAAGGACGTGGTCCTGCTCGGTGCCACCGGAACCGGCAAGAGCGCCACCACGGCCTGGCTTATCGAGCAGGTCCAGCGGCCCACCCTGGTGATGGTGCAGAACAAGACCCTGGCCGCCCAGCTGGCCAACGAGTTCCGCGAACTGCTGCCCAACAACGCCGTGGAATACTTCGTCTCCTATTACGACTACTACCAGCCTGAAGCCTACGTTCCGCAAACCGACACCTTCATCGAGAAGGACTCCTCGGTCAATGAGGAAGTGGAAAGGCTGCGCCACTCCGCCACCAACGCCCTCCTGACCCGGAGGGACGTGATCGTGGTGGCAACCGTGTCCTGCATCTACGGCCTGGGCACGCCTGAGGAGTACATCGCCGGCATGGTCACGCTCCGCAAGGGGCAGCAGATGGACCGCGACCGCCTGCTGCGCAAGTTTGTCGCCATGCAGTACACGCGCAACGACATGGACTTTCACCGCGGCACCTTCCGGGTCCGCGGCGACACCGTGGAGATCATCCCGATGTACGAGGAACTCGCCCTCCGCATCGAGTTCTTCGGCGACGAAGTGGAGAACATCCACACCCTGCATCCGGTCACCGGAGAGATCATCCGGGAGGAGACCGAGATGTACGTCTTCCCCGCCTCCCACTACGTTGCGGGTCCGGAACGGATGGGACGTGCCATCAAGGCAATCGAGGACGAGCTGTCGGAACGCCTGGCCGTGCTGGAGGGCCAGAACAAGCTGGTGGAAGCGCAGCGCCTGCGGATGCGCACCACCTATGACCTTGAGATGATGCAGCAGATGGGTTTCTGCAACGGCATCGAGAATTACTCGAGGCACATTGACGGCCGCGCGGGGGGCACCGCCCCGCACTGCCTCATCGACTACTTCCCGGACGATTTCCTGCTGGTCATCGATGAATCCCATGTCACCGTGCCGCAAATCGGGGCAATGTATGAAGGCGACATGTCCCGCAAACGGACCCTGGTGGACCACGGCTTCCGGCTTCCCTCCGCCATGGACAACCGCCCGCTCAAGTGGGACGAGTTCCTCGAGCGCGTCGGCCAGACCGTCTACCTGTCCGCCACGCCGGGCAAGTATGAACTCGGCAAGGCGGACGGCTTCGTCCAGCAGATCATCCGTCCCACCGGCCTCATCGATCCGGAAGTCGTGGTCAAACCGACGAAGGGCCAGATCGACGACCTCCTCGGGGAGATCCGCACCCGGGTGGCTCAGGACGAGAGGGTCCTGGTCACCACCCTGACCAAGCGGATGGCCGAGGACCTTACGGACTACCTGCTGGGCCACGGCGTCAAAGTGGAGTACCTCCACTCCGACGTGGACACCCTCCGCCGCGTCGAGTTGCTGCGCGAACTCAGGATGGGCAGCTTCGACGTGCTGGTGGGCATTAACCTGCTCCGCGAGGGCCTGGACCTGCCGGAGGTCTCGCTGGTCAGCATCCTGGACGCCGACAAGGAAGGCTTCCTGCGCTCGGCCACGTCGCTGATCCAGACCATCGGACGTGCGGCCCGCAACGTATCGGGCCAGGTCCACATGTACGCTGACCGCATCACCGACTCGATGGCCAAGGCCATCGACGAAACGAACCGGCGCCGGGCCATCCAGGTCGCGTACAACACCGAAAACGGGGTGGATCCGCAGCCGCTTCGGAAGAAGATCGCGGACATCACGGACCAGCTTGCCCGTGAAGACGCCGACACCCAGGAGCTGCTGAGCAACAACAGGCTGGCGAAGGGGGCCAAGCGGGCGAAGTCCGGTGCGAAAGGGGCCGCCAAGGTCAGGGCTGACGGCCTCGCAGCGGCGCCGGCCGAGGACCTCGTGGGCCTCATCGAACAGCTGACGGAACAAATGCACGGTGCCGCGGCAGAACTCCAGTTTGAGGTGGCGGCCAGGATCCGTGATGAAGTGAGCGAACTCAAGAAGGAACTCCGCCAGATGCAGGCCGCAGGACACGCCTGA
- a CDS encoding SRPBCC family protein, with the protein MTTTANQPSVIDTGEFVVRRTISIAAPVDKVWAAVTEPRHIAQWFGQRAELDKVAVGGRGLFSFEGHGDVPVRIEELDPPRMITYRWSTELNNAADQGQLDPGRSTVFSFTLDELDGGTQLTVVESGFGALADPAASMESHRGGWDSELDELAAYLEDGS; encoded by the coding sequence ATGACCACTACCGCCAATCAGCCTTCCGTCATCGATACAGGCGAATTCGTCGTCAGGCGCACCATCAGCATCGCGGCACCGGTCGACAAAGTATGGGCCGCCGTCACGGAGCCCAGGCACATTGCGCAATGGTTCGGGCAGCGTGCAGAGCTGGACAAGGTGGCGGTCGGCGGCCGCGGCCTCTTCTCGTTCGAGGGTCACGGCGATGTCCCGGTCCGGATCGAGGAGCTCGATCCGCCGCGGATGATCACCTACCGCTGGAGCACTGAACTGAACAATGCGGCTGACCAGGGCCAACTGGACCCCGGGCGCTCTACGGTGTTCAGCTTCACCCTGGATGAGCTCGACGGCGGCACGCAGCTCACAGTTGTCGAATCCGGTTTCGGCGCCCTGGCCGATCCGGCAGCCAGCATGGAGAGCCATCGCGGAGGCTGGGACTCGGAGCTGGACGAGCTGGCCGCCTACCTCGAGGACGGGTCGTGA
- a CDS encoding GNAT family N-acetyltransferase, giving the protein MADLSGDYEIRRFGAVSKGEQGYAEAESWLKAVAFGFHESTRTPEHLAKSLDTYRTDRRILTGAYQAGEVAAGSLPSNVPVATFGTLRKTLNIGFGRMLETQLVTAVTVRTSHRRRGLLRRMMSEDLQLARRDGMAMAALTASEGTIYGRFGYGVASFERTVKVDTTARFGISHQPVGTVEVAEPASLLDLAPDIFDRVHRQTPGSIGRQEWYRQLASGSIGRDGKEDPSVKVALHYGPDGDVDGYVSYRFLGWDTTPYTVQVVDLVAATNEGYLELWQFLGAIDLVERVTWEEAPLDDPLAWALSDPRCIDSSDSRDMLWLRILDVEKALAARHYPVDGRLVLEVHDPLGLTAGTFALDVSGGRADVVRVTPQGDADLTLDVSALSSIYLGAVCPVTLTAAGRIRENVPGASFTARQLFSVERATHCLTHF; this is encoded by the coding sequence GTGGCTGATCTGAGTGGGGACTATGAAATCCGGCGTTTCGGTGCGGTGTCAAAGGGCGAACAGGGCTATGCGGAGGCTGAATCGTGGCTCAAGGCTGTTGCCTTCGGCTTCCATGAATCCACCCGGACACCCGAGCACCTGGCAAAATCCCTTGACACCTACAGGACAGACCGGCGCATCCTGACGGGTGCTTACCAGGCAGGTGAAGTGGCCGCGGGGTCGCTGCCGTCCAACGTTCCCGTCGCTACTTTCGGCACGCTGCGCAAGACCCTCAATATCGGATTCGGGCGGATGCTGGAAACGCAGCTGGTCACCGCCGTCACGGTCCGGACCTCCCACCGGCGCCGGGGTTTGCTGCGGCGCATGATGTCCGAGGACCTGCAGCTGGCCCGCAGGGACGGCATGGCGATGGCTGCGCTCACCGCGTCGGAAGGAACCATCTACGGACGGTTCGGGTACGGCGTAGCAAGCTTCGAGCGCACCGTGAAGGTGGACACCACGGCCCGGTTCGGCATCAGCCACCAGCCCGTGGGCACCGTGGAGGTTGCCGAGCCGGCATCGCTGCTGGACCTGGCTCCGGACATCTTTGACCGGGTGCACCGGCAGACCCCCGGCTCCATCGGACGCCAGGAGTGGTACCGGCAGCTGGCGTCCGGTTCCATCGGGCGGGACGGCAAGGAAGACCCCTCAGTCAAAGTCGCTCTCCACTACGGTCCGGACGGCGACGTTGACGGTTACGTGTCCTACAGGTTCCTCGGCTGGGACACCACGCCCTACACGGTCCAGGTGGTTGACCTCGTGGCCGCAACGAACGAGGGCTACCTTGAGCTGTGGCAGTTCCTGGGGGCCATCGATCTGGTGGAACGGGTGACCTGGGAGGAGGCGCCGCTGGATGACCCGCTGGCGTGGGCCCTTTCCGACCCCCGCTGCATTGACTCCTCCGACAGCAGGGACATGCTGTGGCTGCGCATCCTCGATGTCGAAAAGGCCCTGGCGGCGCGCCACTACCCGGTGGACGGCCGGCTGGTCCTGGAAGTGCATGACCCGCTCGGGCTGACGGCTGGAACGTTCGCGCTGGATGTCAGCGGCGGCAGGGCCGACGTCGTGCGGGTGACGCCGCAGGGAGACGCGGACCTGACCCTTGACGTCTCGGCACTGTCCTCGATCTACCTGGGCGCGGTCTGCCCCGTGACCCTCACGGCGGCCGGACGGATCCGCGAGAACGTGCCTGGTGCGTCGTTCACGGCACGCCAGCTGTTCAGCGTGGAGAGGGCCACCCACTGCCTGACCCACTTCTGA